One segment of Rosa chinensis cultivar Old Blush chromosome 6, RchiOBHm-V2, whole genome shotgun sequence DNA contains the following:
- the LOC112169513 gene encoding uncharacterized protein LOC112169513 encodes MANGGIIQAPLDSLKICRGICNTTTLRALRDLIAQNQPQIVFLCETKIGQIGDFKALHRELGFAHYKEVLSDGQSGGLGFFWTEDITVQVLTFSSHHIDLEVSSGPGEPRWRLTGFYGYARTCECDLSWQLIRDLCDFDSLPWVIIGDFNEILNNEEKTGGPIRPERQMRGFREALSYSELIDLGFQGAKMTWWNSETQLRLDRAVATASWSDVFGFSRVKHLSPSDSDHTPILLQASSVPLPKRPRRHRFKFESFWLQHEECDPLVLEKWQTDFEGVPMFALTRKIMCTRRALESWQQQTFRFRQQQMIEVLGRLEFLMGEQLTVELHEEKKTLIASLQDLLSPEEVFWKQPAKVIWLQEALDSEAVDLTLAAIQPCVTAEMNKQLCEQYTEEEVRCALFQMYPTKSPGPDETMEDLRLIALCNVIYKLCSKCITSVRYSFLVRGKPRGFVIPSRGLRQSDPLSPYLFLFGAESFSALLQQKQRLGLLPGIAICQNPPRVNHLLFADDSMLYAQPTPEACFHIKEVIKVYGRASGQVVNFNKSSVAFSKNVGEPTQGSMAHLLGVVIVESHERYLGLPTYVGRKETATFEYIKERLGEKLKLWQGKLLSGDGKDILIRVVAQALPNYAMSVFQLTKKLCENLEQMCARFWWGSSSDKRKIHWKKWDDLCHAKEVGGLGFKSLSEFNMSMLAKQAWRVGIGHNVSVWNDAWIPKLPSHKPQVALVSQPDVQTVNELIIPPNNWDEHKVRSIFVPDEAAAILSIPLSNRQPEDRLTWHLEKKCMFTVKSAYHSAFSRKASTLPPSVVANQRVWKKIWNAKMPSSAKVTAWKICHNILPTMDRLDSRHVELESQVCVLCNVETETIIHICRNCTFTRDVLALMPA; translated from the exons ATGGCTAACGGAGGGATAATACAGGCACCACTAGACTCcctaaaaatttgtag aggcaTTTGCAATACCACTACTCTGAGGGCTTTACGTGATTTGATCGCTCAAAATCAACCTCAAATAGTCTTCTTATGTGAGACAAAGATCGGTCAGATTGGGGATTTTAAGGCCCTGCATCGTGAATTAGGGTTTGCGCACTACAAGGAGGTCCTGAGTGATGGACAGTCTGGGGGTTTGGGTTTCTTTTGGACAGAGGATATTACGGTGCAAGTACTTACCTTCTCGTCACATCATATAGATTTAGAGGTTAGTTCTGGACCTGGTGAACCGCGTTGGAGGCTTACAGGCTTCTATGGCTATGCCAGAACTTGTGAGTGTGACCTGTCCTGGCAACTTATTAGAGAtctatgtgattttgattctctTCCTTGGGTCATCATTGgggattttaatgaaattttgaacaatgAAGAGAAAACTGGAGGTCCAATCCGTCCTGAAAGACAAATGCGTGGCTTTAGGGAGGCCTTAAGTTATAGTGAGTTGATTGATTTAGGGTTCCAGGGTGCTAAAATGACTTGGTGGAACTCTGAGACTCAACTCCGGTTGGATCGAGCGGTGGCTACGGCAAGTTGGAGtgatgtttttggattttctagggttaagcATCTTTCTCCTAGTGATTCTGATCACACACCCATATTGCTTCAAGCTAGCAGTGTGCCGTTGCCAAAGAGACCAAGAAGACATAGATTCAAATTTGAATCTTTTTGGCTCCAGCATGAGGAGTGTGATCCTTTGGTGCTAGAGAAGTGGCAAACTGATTTTGAAGGAGTCCCAATGTTTGCTTTGACTAGAAAGATCATGTGTACAAGGCGTGCCCTGGAATCTTGGCAGCAACAAACCTTCAGATTTCGGCAGCAACAAATGATTGAAGTTCTAGGGCGATTGGAATTCTTGATGGGAGAGCAATTGACCGTGGAACttcatgaagaaaagaaaactcttatCGCTTCACTACAAGACCTGTTATCACCAGAAGAGGTATTTTGGAAACAACCAGCTAAGGTAATATGGTTGCAAGAAG CTCTAGATAGTGAGGCAGTGGATCTCACTCTGGCTGCAATCCAGCCTTGTGTTACTGCTGAGATGAACAAACAATTGTGTGAGCAATACACAGAGGAGGAGGTGCGATGTGCTTTATTCCAAATGTATCCGACTAAGTCCCCTGGACCTGACG AGACTATGGAGGATTTGCGACTGATTGCTCTTTGTAACGTAATCTACAAGTTATGTTCTAAG TGTATTACCTCAGTAAGGTATTCCTTTCTGGTCCGGGGTAAACCTAGAGGCTTTGTGATTCCTTCTAGGGGTTTGAGGCAAAGTGATCCTCTTTCCCCTTATTTATTTCTATTTGGCGCGGAGAGCTTCTCTGCATTGCTGCAACAGAAACagcgtttgggattgcttcctGGTATTGCTATTTGCCAGAATCCCCCGAGAGTGAATCATCTgttatttgcagatgatagtaTGCTTTATGCGCAACCTACCCCTGAGGCTTGCTTTCATATTAAAGAGGTGATCAAAGTGTATGGAAGAGCCTCTGGTCAAGTGGTGAATTTCAACAAGAGTTCAGTTGCGTTTAGTAAAAATGTTGGAGAGCCAACTCAAGGTTCAATGGCTCATTTGCTTGGTGTAGTGATTGTGGAATCACATGAAAGGTATCTTGGCTTGCCTACATACGTGGGACGTAAGGAAACTGCTACATTTGAATATATCAAGGAGAGACTTGGGGAGAAGCTGAAACTTTGGCAAGGAAAATTGCTCAGCGGTGATGGGAAGGATATTTTAATTCGAGTTGTCGCTCAGGCTCTTCCTAATTATGCTATGAGTGTGTTCCAACTTACAAAAAAACTTTGTGAGAACCTTGAGCAAATGTGTGCAAGGTTTTGGTGGGGAAGTTCCTCCGATAAACGCAAAATCCATTGGAAGAAGTGGGATGATTTGTGTCATGCTAAAGAAGTAGGTGGACTGGGGTTCAAAAGCTTATCTGAATTTAATATGTCTATGCTTGCCAAGCAAGCTTGGAGG GTGGGGATTGGACATAATGTTTCAGTATGGAACGATGCTTGGATACCCAAGCTACCTTCTCATAAACCTCAAGTTGCTTTAGTGAGTCAACCAGATGTACAGACAGTGAATGAACTGATTATACCTCCCAATAATTGGGATGAGCACAAGGTACGCTCCATCTTTGTTCCTGATGAGGCTGCAGCTATTCTTTCTATTCCCTTGAGTAATAGGCAACCTGAAGATAGACTGACATGGCATTTGGAGAAAAAATGTATGTTTACTGTCAAATCGGCTTACCATTCTGCTTTTTCAAGAAAGGCTTCTACTCTTCCACCTTCTGTTGTTGCAAATCAGAGAGTCTGGAAAAAAATCTGGAATGCTAAGATGCCTAGTTCTGCTAAGGTCACTGCTTGGAAAATTTGTCATAACATTTTGCCCACTATGGATCGATTAGATTCTAGACATGTGGAATTGGAGTCTCAAGTTTGCGTGTTGTGCAATGTTGAAACTGAAACTATTATTCATATATGTCGTAACTGTACTTTTACAAGGGATGTTTTAGCTCTAATGCCAGCATAA
- the LOC112169514 gene encoding pathogenesis-related leaf protein 6, protein MGFSKLFFGVCCLAVIIIFHVSQATVINNPNQGFIDEHNNNPNQGFIDEHNKARAEVGVGPITWNNTVAMYAQKYADSKIETCEMEHSGGPYGENLAEGYGEMTGAQAVKFWVTEKPNYDHASNKCVNDECLHYTQVVWRDSVHLGCARAKCKNGWVFVICNYDPPGNYIGERPY, encoded by the coding sequence ATGGGGTTTAGCAAGCTTTTCTTTGGTGTATGCTGCTTAGCAGTAATCATTATATTTCATGTCTCTCAAGCAACAGTAATTAACAATCCCAACCAAGGCTTCATTGATGAACACAACAACAATCCCAACCAAGGCTTCATTGATGAACATAACAAAGCTCGAGCAGAGGTCGGTGTTGGTCCAATCACATGGAACAACACAGTAGCAATGTACGCACAAAAGTATGCCGATTCAAAAATTGAGACCTGCGAAATGGAGCATTCTGGAGGACCCTATGGCGAGAACTTGGCTGAAGGTTATGGTGAAATGACGGGTGCGCAAGCTGTGAAGTTTTGGGTGACAGAGAAGCCTAACTATGACCATGCCTCTAACAAATGTGTTAATGATGAATGTTTGCATTATACACAAGTGGTTTGGCGCGATTCTGTTCATCTTGGTTGTGCTAGGGCCAAGTGTAAAAATGGGTGGGTGTTTGTAATTTGTAACTATGATCCTCCTGGTAACTATATTGGAGAGCGTCCCTATTAG
- the LOC112172353 gene encoding putative F-box protein At3g16210 codes for MVNKSWKSNPVFISEEILIEILLRLPVKSLIRFRCVSKSWRDVIRSSSFISNHLGRNMARYSNRYLIANYPVDPSTVEPDLCQYNLYSSETFERCLKLEHPLWTTIGRFEQCLRLKCSLSTASRCVIYGSSNGLLCISDSDVVTQSPICIWNPSIRKFRILPQPTLYHLDHYCFDTVLSFGFHPVLKDYKVVMLQCFDVVEEGDLDVKIALGVQVYTFSTNSWKMNEVMRLDWDWKPCAKCAVLNGVSYWLAEEVSAEASVFRILSFDTGNEEFEHFRVPETIANVDGGLYIEVYKDSICLLEVDYCSCEDDDGGHIYVWLLREQSFILLQTIVLPSSGTCIPLGFTMDNQLLVEVLEDDDDRYQLALFVPESKQLNRTPILLPVHTRSQVHTYNESLVLLDDERVINCLDSREYCEGLYP; via the coding sequence ATGGTAAACAAAAGCTGGAAGAGCAATCCTGTTTTCATTTCTGAAGAAATCTTGATTGAAATCCTGCTTAGACTACCGGTGAAGTCTCTCATTCGGTTTAGGTGTGTATCCAAGTCCTGGCGTGATGTGATTCGCAGCTCCAGCTTTATCAGCAACCATCTTGGTAGGAACATGGCAAGATATTCCAATAGGTATCTGATTGCTAATTACCCAGTTGACCCTTCGACAGTTGAACCAGATCTTTGCCAGTACAATCTTTATTCTAGTGAAACATTTGAGCGGTGCTTGAAGTTGGAACACCCTTTGTGGACCACAATAGGTAGATTCGAGCAGTGcttgaggttgaaatgctccTTGTCGACTGCATCACGTTGTGTGATATATGGTTCGAGTAATGGGTTGCTTTGTATCTCGGATTCGGACGTGGTAACGCAGAGTCCTATATGTATATGGAATCCGTCGATCAGGAAGTTTAGGATTCTTCCACAACCGACATTGTATCATTTGGATCATTACTGTTTCGACACTGTTCTCTCATTTGGGTTCCATCCGGTGCTCAAGGACTACAAGGTAGTAATGCTGCAGTGTTTTGATGTTGTGGAGGAGGGTGATCTGGATGTGAAGATTGCTTTGGGAGTGCAGGTTTATACTTTCAGTACAAACTCTTGGAAGATGAATGAAGTAATGCGGTTAGATTGGGATTGGAAACCCTGTGCTAAATGTGCAGTTTTGAATGGGGTATCATATTGGCTAGCTGAGGAAGTTAGCGCTGAAGCATCTGTATTTAGAATTTTGTCATTTGATACAGGTAATGAAGAATTTGAACACTTTAGGGTGCCAGAGACTATTGCCAACGTGGATGGTGGCTTATATATTGAAGTGTACAAGGATTCAATTTGCTTGCTAGAAGTGGATTATTGTTCATGCGAAGATGATGATGGAGgacatatatatgtatggcTTCTGCGAGAACAGTCTTTCATCTTATTGCAAACTATTGTTCTTCCGAGTTCGGGTACTTGTATCCCCTTGGGATTTACTATGGATAATCAACTCCTTGTGGAAGTTcttgaggatgatgatgacagATATCAGCTGGCTTTATTTGTCCCTGAATCCAAGCAGCTTAATAGAACTCCAATCTTGTTGCCTGTGCACACCCGCAGTCAAGTGCACACTTACAATGAAAGTTTGGTTTTACTCGATGATGAAAGAGTAATTAATTGTTTAGATTCTAGAGAATATTGTGAGGGTTTGTATCCCTAG
- the LOC112173908 gene encoding triosephosphate isomerase, chloroplastic → MAVASTSLASQLSGPKSLSQSYSGLRRSCPKLDHSHSPRSLFQHLHSHLSLSSSRKASRAVVAMAGTGKFFVGGNWKCNGTKDSISKLVSDLNSAKLEPDVDVVVAPPFLYLDQVKSSLTDRIEISGQNSWVGKGGAFTGEISVEQLKDIGCKWVILGHSERRHVIGEDDQFIGKKAAYALNEGLGVIACIGEKLEEREAGKTFDICFQQLKAFADAVPSWENIVVAYEPVWAIGTGKVASPQQAQEVHVAVRDWLKKNVSAEVASKTRIIYGGSVNGGNSAELAKEEDIDGFLVGGASLKGPEFATIVNAVTSKKVAA, encoded by the exons ATGGCGGTGGCCTCCACATCTCTCGCCTCCCAACTCTCCGGCCCTAAATCTCTCTCCCAGTCCTACTCCGGCCTCCGACGATCGTGCCCCAAACTCGACCATTCCCACTCCCCTCGGTCCCTCTTCCAACACCTCCACTCCCACCTCAGCCTCTCCTCCTCCCGCAAGGCCTCCAGAGCCGTCGTCGCCATGGCCGGCACCGGAAAG ttCTTTGTTGGTGGAAACTGGAAGtgt AATGGCACAAAAGACTCAATCAGCAAGCTAGTGTCAGACTTAAACAGCGCAAAATTGGAACCTGATGTTG ATGTTGTTGTAGCACCACCATTTCTTTACTTGGATCAGGTGAAGAGCTCTCTAACAGATCGTATTGAGATATCTGGTCAAAATTCTTGGGTTGGAAAGGGTGGGGCTTTCACTGGGGAAATCAG tgTGGAACAATTGAAGGACATTGGCTGCAAATGGGTTATTCTTGGGCACTCGGAACGGAGACATGTAATTGGTGAAGATGATCAG TTTATAGGAAAGAAAGCTGCCTATGCCTTGAACGAGGGTCTGGGAGTAATTGCTTGCATTGGTGAGAAGTTAGAAGAAAGGGAAGCCGGGAAAACTTTTGACATCTGTTTCCAGCAACTGAAGGCTTTTGCAG ATGCTGTACCTAGTTGGGAAAATATAGTCGTTGCTTACGAGCCTGTATGGGCCATTGGAACTGGTAAGGTGGCCAGTCCACAACAAGCTCAGGAAGTACATGTAGCAGTTCGTGATTGGCTCAAAAAGAATGTGTCAGCAGAAGTTGCATCTAAAACCAGAATTATTTATGGAG GATCTGTAAACGGAGGCAATTCTGCTGAGCTTGCAAAGGAGGAAGATATTGATGGGTTTCTAGTTGGTGGTGCTTCCTTGAAG GGTCCTGAATTTGCTACCATTGTTAATGCTGTAACATCCAAGAAAGTTGCTGCTTGA